Proteins encoded by one window of Pseudomonas tructae:
- a CDS encoding TolC family outer membrane protein has product MRASLFTALPFVLATSFVQAQTLPEAMQKALEVHPEIQAGVNSRIAADYQLRAAKGGYLPRVDVLAGYGREGTDSPSTGNRWETLNRGESSVRLRQMVFDGFATSSEVGRQQATVNSRAYSLLGASERTALTVAQVYLDVLTRREMVRLAEDNLRSHERIYDQIKLRTARGVGRLADLDQAEARLAQARNNLITEQTNLADAKTNYLSVVGQMPDELSSPAPFIDLLPANLDEARQQLVENSPILRSAESDIAAAEKQYAAAKSTFYPRFDAELGRTADNDLDGMNGHNNEWQAMLRMSFNLYAGGSNKADLESKSYLTNQALDIRNNALRQLNEELGLAWNAMDNANAQLPIAQQYVDHSNSVRSAYQKQFSLGERTLLDLLDSENELFTAQRRLTEVKNSQVFTQYRIKATIGQLLKSQGVVAPMASVVQNDLKPKVNLPGMN; this is encoded by the coding sequence ATGCGCGCTTCACTTTTCACTGCTCTTCCTTTCGTCCTCGCCACCAGTTTCGTTCAAGCACAGACCCTGCCAGAGGCCATGCAAAAGGCCCTTGAGGTGCACCCGGAAATCCAGGCCGGGGTTAACAGCCGAATCGCTGCCGATTACCAACTGCGTGCCGCCAAAGGCGGTTACCTGCCACGCGTCGATGTGCTGGCCGGATATGGCCGTGAAGGCACTGACAGCCCGAGTACCGGCAACCGCTGGGAAACCCTCAACCGTGGTGAGTCGAGCGTGCGCCTGCGGCAGATGGTCTTCGACGGTTTTGCCACCTCGAGCGAAGTCGGTCGTCAGCAAGCCACCGTCAACTCCCGTGCCTACTCGTTGCTGGGTGCCTCCGAGCGCACCGCGTTGACCGTTGCCCAGGTCTATCTGGATGTCCTGACCCGTCGCGAAATGGTCCGTCTGGCAGAAGACAACCTGCGCAGCCACGAACGCATTTACGACCAGATCAAGCTGCGCACCGCCCGTGGCGTTGGCCGCCTGGCTGACCTTGACCAGGCCGAAGCGCGCCTGGCCCAGGCCCGCAACAACCTGATCACCGAGCAGACCAACCTGGCCGACGCCAAGACCAACTACCTGAGCGTGGTCGGTCAGATGCCGGACGAGTTGAGCAGCCCTGCGCCCTTTATCGACCTGTTGCCGGCCAACCTCGACGAGGCCCGTCAACAGTTGGTGGAGAACAGCCCGATCCTGCGCTCGGCAGAGTCCGATATCGCTGCGGCGGAAAAGCAATATGCAGCAGCAAAGTCTACTTTCTATCCGCGTTTTGATGCAGAACTCGGACGGACGGCCGATAACGATCTTGATGGCATGAACGGCCACAACAACGAATGGCAGGCTATGCTGCGTATGAGTTTCAACTTGTATGCCGGTGGCAGCAACAAAGCCGACCTGGAATCCAAGTCGTACCTGACCAACCAGGCGCTGGACATTCGTAACAATGCCTTGCGCCAGCTCAATGAGGAGCTAGGCCTGGCATGGAATGCTATGGACAACGCCAATGCGCAGTTGCCGATCGCCCAGCAATACGTCGATCACAGCAACAGTGTGCGCTCCGCCTACCAGAAGCAGTTCAGCCTGGGCGAACGTACCTTGCTAGACTTGCTCGACAGCGAAAACGAACTCTTCACTGCCCAGCGCCGTCTCACCGAAGTGAAGAACAGCCAGGTGTTTACTCAATACCGAATCAAAGCGACCATTGGTCAGCTGCTCAAGAGCCAGGGTGTTGTCGCACCGATGGCCTCGGTAGTGCAGAACGACCTTAAACCGAAAGTGAACCTGCCAGGCATGAACTGA